Proteins co-encoded in one Quercus robur chromosome 8, dhQueRobu3.1, whole genome shotgun sequence genomic window:
- the LOC126697401 gene encoding uncharacterized protein LOC126697401, giving the protein MEETNVSLRLLIDTKSQKVLFAEADKNFIDFLFHILALPVGTFIALLTKQGMVGSLGNIYESIENLSTTYLQPNVNKETLLKPKVQISSGSTVPGVPLLLPNVESSSTSSRNLYRCSNYYSHNYVADDTSAKCPSCQSYMNDKVNFVDPPSVTNAGSSSSEGGYVKGVITYMVMDDLVVKPMSTISSITVLNRFNVKNVCVLEEKVVNLGINEGVKLLKASIWSKSVLTDVFLPMLKQEVLQCESQ; this is encoded by the exons ATGGAAGAAACCAATGTGAGTTTGAGACTTCTGATAGACACAAAAAGCCAAAAAGTGCTTTTTGCTGAAGCGGACAAGAACTTCATCGACTTCCTCTTTCACATTCTGGCCTTGCCCGTCGGAACTTTCATTGCCCTTCTCACAAAGCAAGGAATGGTGGGCAGCTTGGGGAATATTTACGAGAGCATTGAAAATTTAAGTACTACTTATCTTCAACCAAACGTGAACAAAGAGACTCTCCTGAAGCCCAAAGTACAAATCTCTAGTGGTAGTACTGTTCCAGGAGTCCCTCTCCTATTGCCAAACGTTGAATCATCTTCTACATCATCCAGGAATTTGTATAGGTGCTCTAATTACTACAGTCACAACTATGTGGCTGATGACACTAGCGCAAAGTGTCCTTCGTGCCAGAGTTATATGAATGACAAAGTAAATTTCGTAGATCCACCAAGCGTAACGAATGCGGGCTCTTCCTCCAGTGAGGGAGGGTACGTGAAAGGAGTGATTACATACATGGTGATGGATGATCTAGTGGTGAAACCCATGTCCACCATCTCTAGCATCACTGTGCTTAACAGGTTTAATGTCAAGAATGTATGTGTTCTTGAGGAGAAAGTTGTCAATTTGGGCATCAATGAG GGAGTGAAACTACTCAAGGCTTCTATATGGTCAAAGAGTGTTTTGACTGATGTTTTCCTACCAATGTTGAAACAAGAAGTCCTGCAATGTGAGAGTCAGTGA